A stretch of the Aegilops tauschii subsp. strangulata cultivar AL8/78 chromosome 4, Aet v6.0, whole genome shotgun sequence genome encodes the following:
- the LOC109744700 gene encoding uncharacterized protein isoform X4 — protein sequence MEPRRLGRLVFLLCCVAAVTCSLHAGAQAQPTLRQQSQGSPHNGAVRRVLSETANRSHSDLSRRTRRIDPLDGLRKYEGGFNITNNHYWSSTIFTGRSGYIIGALWLIAGIIFAGFLLASKIFFAKSNERERDGVIDDFLDRCHLVSVILIILLAVFAIVASAIALQGAVRFHSRAESIKDIVGRTALEATATIYNITGAIEKMQNISKLYNISSQSFDHLNSTVKALNSEAVEIQAKAEKNMRLVSKGINTLELVIILTVTLNLVAVLVLLVGRPLRLQKLYYMCIALCWVLTVLFWMYFGLYYFLDKFAGDTCAALEEYQLNPKNSTLGAIIPCSEKMSGSVILHDVGAGIHDIIDQVNSNIYMIKSEYTVKQLDYICNPFAGPPGYRYRPENCASGAATIGDIPQILRRLTCSELGGGANCAPADLSSAIDYDKVQTYTSSIQNVLDIFPGTERLVSCELVKAGFADIVGNQCAPLRRGARATWAALAALSMAMALLVLASAACGGVGGSRHAGDDRHSVRHLTSSSNSEVSETEFAEMPAKKVRVKIVGP from the exons ATGGAACCGAGGAGGCTTGGACGGTTAGTGTTTCTGCTCTGCTGCGTTGCGGCCGTCACATGCAGTCTGCACGCGGGAGCTCAGGCCCAACCCACTCTACGACAACAATCCCAAGGCTCACCCCACAATGGAGCAG TGCGTAGGGTGTTGTCGGAGACGGCGAACAGATCGCACAGCGACCTTTCGAGAAGGACGAGAAGAATCGATCCTCTTGATGGCTTGAGGAAGTATGAGGGAGGGTTCAACATCACAAACAATCATTACTGGAGT TCGACCATATTTACAGGTAGATCTGGATACATCATTGGTGCATTATGGCTTATTGCTGGTATCATTTTTGCGGGCTTCCTTCTTGCCTCGAAGATTTTCTTCGCCAAAAGTAACGAAAGAGAAAGAGACGGTGTCATCGATGATTTTCTTGACAGATGCCATCTTGTGTCTGTCATACTTATCATTCTTCTTGCAGTTTTTGCCAT AGTTGCATCGGCGATCGCGCTTCAGGGCGCCGTACGATTTCATTCTAGAGCAGAGTCCATCAAAGATATCGTCGGGAGGACAGCGCTTGAAGCGACAGCGACGATTTACAACATCACAGGAGCCATTGAGAAGATGCAGAACATATCGAAGCTATACAACATTAGTAGCCAATCCTTTGATCATCTGAATTCCACGGTAAAGGCACTGAACTCTGAAGCCGTGGAAATTCAGGCGAAGGCCGAAAAGAACATGCGCTTGGTCAGCAAAGGCATCAACACATT AGAACTTGTCATCATTTTAACCGTGACGCTGAATCTTGTCGCGGTCCTTGTCTTGCTAG TGGGAAGACCTCTGAGGCTACAGAAGTTGTACTATAT GTGCATAGCCTTGTGCTGGGTACTGACAGTCCTCTTCTGGATGTACTTCGGGCTGTACTACTTCCTCGACAAGTTCGCCGGCGACACGTGTGCGGCCCTCGAGGAGTACCAGCTGAACCCCAAGAACAGCACGCTGGGCGCCATCATACCCTGCAGCGAGAAGATGTCCGGGAGCGTCATCCTGCACGATGTTGGTGCAGGCATACATGACATCATAGACCAG GTGAATTCGAACATTTACATGATCAAGTCGGAGTACACCGTGAAGCAGCTGGACTACATCTGCAACCCGTTCGCCGGGCCGCCGGGGTACCGGTACCGGCCGGAGAACTGCGCTTCCGGCGCCGCCACCATTGGTGACATCCCTCAG ATCCTGAGGAGGCTGACGTGCTCGGAGTTGGGCGGTGGCGCCAACTGCGCGCCGGCCGACCTCTCGTCGGCGATCGACTACGACAAGGTGCAGACCTACACGAGCTCCATCCAGAACGTGCTGGACATCTTCCCGGGCACGGAGCGGCTGGTGAGCTGCGAGCTGGTGAAGGCCGGCTTCGCGGACATCGTGGGCAACCAGTGCGCGCCGCTGCGCCGCGGCGCGCGGGCGACGTGGGCCGCGCTCGCCGCCCTGTCGATGGCCATGGCACTGCTCGTGCTCGCctcggcggcgtgcggcggcgtcGGAGGGTCGCGCCACGCCGGCGACGACCGCCACTCGGTGCGGCACCTCACGTCGTCGTCCAACTCGGAGGTATCGGAGACCGAGTTCGCCGAGATGCCGGCCAAGAAGGTGCGAGTGAAGATCGTCGGGCCGTGA
- the LOC109744700 gene encoding uncharacterized protein isoform X2, which produces MFIFILFSSLIFPWIPLADMEPRRLGRLVFLLCCVAAVTCSLHAGAQAQPTLRQQSQGSPHNGAVRRVLSETANRSHSDLSRRTRRIDPLDGLRKYEGGFNITNNHYWSSTIFTGRSGYIIGALWLIAGIIFAGFLLASKIFFAKSNERERDGVIDDFLDRCHLVSVILIILLAVFAIVASAIALQGAVRFHSRAESIKDIVGRTALEATATIYNITGAIEKMQNISKLYNISSQSFDHLNSTVKALNSEAVEIQAKAEKNMRLVSKGINTLELVIILTVTLNLVAVLVLLVGRPLRLQKLYYMCIALCWVLTVLFWMYFGLYYFLDKFAGDTCAALEEYQLNPKNSTLGAIIPCSEKMSGSVILHDVGAGIHDIIDQVNSNIYMIKSEYTVKQLDYICNPFAGPPGYRYRPENCASGAATIGDIPQILRRLTCSELGGGANCAPADLSSAIDYDKVQTYTSSIQNVLDIFPGTERLVSCELVKAGFADIVGNQCAPLRRGARATWAALAALSMAMALLVLASAACGGVGGSRHAGDDRHSVRHLTSSSNSEVSETEFAEMPAKKVRVKIVGP; this is translated from the exons ATGTTTATCTTCATTCTGTTCTCCTCGTTGATTTTCCCTTGGATTCCA CTTGCTGACATGGAACCGAGGAGGCTTGGACGGTTAGTGTTTCTGCTCTGCTGCGTTGCGGCCGTCACATGCAGTCTGCACGCGGGAGCTCAGGCCCAACCCACTCTACGACAACAATCCCAAGGCTCACCCCACAATGGAGCAG TGCGTAGGGTGTTGTCGGAGACGGCGAACAGATCGCACAGCGACCTTTCGAGAAGGACGAGAAGAATCGATCCTCTTGATGGCTTGAGGAAGTATGAGGGAGGGTTCAACATCACAAACAATCATTACTGGAGT TCGACCATATTTACAGGTAGATCTGGATACATCATTGGTGCATTATGGCTTATTGCTGGTATCATTTTTGCGGGCTTCCTTCTTGCCTCGAAGATTTTCTTCGCCAAAAGTAACGAAAGAGAAAGAGACGGTGTCATCGATGATTTTCTTGACAGATGCCATCTTGTGTCTGTCATACTTATCATTCTTCTTGCAGTTTTTGCCAT AGTTGCATCGGCGATCGCGCTTCAGGGCGCCGTACGATTTCATTCTAGAGCAGAGTCCATCAAAGATATCGTCGGGAGGACAGCGCTTGAAGCGACAGCGACGATTTACAACATCACAGGAGCCATTGAGAAGATGCAGAACATATCGAAGCTATACAACATTAGTAGCCAATCCTTTGATCATCTGAATTCCACGGTAAAGGCACTGAACTCTGAAGCCGTGGAAATTCAGGCGAAGGCCGAAAAGAACATGCGCTTGGTCAGCAAAGGCATCAACACATT AGAACTTGTCATCATTTTAACCGTGACGCTGAATCTTGTCGCGGTCCTTGTCTTGCTAG TGGGAAGACCTCTGAGGCTACAGAAGTTGTACTATAT GTGCATAGCCTTGTGCTGGGTACTGACAGTCCTCTTCTGGATGTACTTCGGGCTGTACTACTTCCTCGACAAGTTCGCCGGCGACACGTGTGCGGCCCTCGAGGAGTACCAGCTGAACCCCAAGAACAGCACGCTGGGCGCCATCATACCCTGCAGCGAGAAGATGTCCGGGAGCGTCATCCTGCACGATGTTGGTGCAGGCATACATGACATCATAGACCAG GTGAATTCGAACATTTACATGATCAAGTCGGAGTACACCGTGAAGCAGCTGGACTACATCTGCAACCCGTTCGCCGGGCCGCCGGGGTACCGGTACCGGCCGGAGAACTGCGCTTCCGGCGCCGCCACCATTGGTGACATCCCTCAG ATCCTGAGGAGGCTGACGTGCTCGGAGTTGGGCGGTGGCGCCAACTGCGCGCCGGCCGACCTCTCGTCGGCGATCGACTACGACAAGGTGCAGACCTACACGAGCTCCATCCAGAACGTGCTGGACATCTTCCCGGGCACGGAGCGGCTGGTGAGCTGCGAGCTGGTGAAGGCCGGCTTCGCGGACATCGTGGGCAACCAGTGCGCGCCGCTGCGCCGCGGCGCGCGGGCGACGTGGGCCGCGCTCGCCGCCCTGTCGATGGCCATGGCACTGCTCGTGCTCGCctcggcggcgtgcggcggcgtcGGAGGGTCGCGCCACGCCGGCGACGACCGCCACTCGGTGCGGCACCTCACGTCGTCGTCCAACTCGGAGGTATCGGAGACCGAGTTCGCCGAGATGCCGGCCAAGAAGGTGCGAGTGAAGATCGTCGGGCCGTGA
- the LOC109744700 gene encoding uncharacterized protein isoform X3 has translation MTWKSLTHCQLADMEPRRLGRLVFLLCCVAAVTCSLHAGAQAQPTLRQQSQGSPHNGAVRRVLSETANRSHSDLSRRTRRIDPLDGLRKYEGGFNITNNHYWSSTIFTGRSGYIIGALWLIAGIIFAGFLLASKIFFAKSNERERDGVIDDFLDRCHLVSVILIILLAVFAIVASAIALQGAVRFHSRAESIKDIVGRTALEATATIYNITGAIEKMQNISKLYNISSQSFDHLNSTVKALNSEAVEIQAKAEKNMRLVSKGINTLELVIILTVTLNLVAVLVLLVGRPLRLQKLYYMCIALCWVLTVLFWMYFGLYYFLDKFAGDTCAALEEYQLNPKNSTLGAIIPCSEKMSGSVILHDVGAGIHDIIDQVNSNIYMIKSEYTVKQLDYICNPFAGPPGYRYRPENCASGAATIGDIPQILRRLTCSELGGGANCAPADLSSAIDYDKVQTYTSSIQNVLDIFPGTERLVSCELVKAGFADIVGNQCAPLRRGARATWAALAALSMAMALLVLASAACGGVGGSRHAGDDRHSVRHLTSSSNSEVSETEFAEMPAKKVRVKIVGP, from the exons ATGACATGGAAATCACTCACTCACTGCCAG CTTGCTGACATGGAACCGAGGAGGCTTGGACGGTTAGTGTTTCTGCTCTGCTGCGTTGCGGCCGTCACATGCAGTCTGCACGCGGGAGCTCAGGCCCAACCCACTCTACGACAACAATCCCAAGGCTCACCCCACAATGGAGCAG TGCGTAGGGTGTTGTCGGAGACGGCGAACAGATCGCACAGCGACCTTTCGAGAAGGACGAGAAGAATCGATCCTCTTGATGGCTTGAGGAAGTATGAGGGAGGGTTCAACATCACAAACAATCATTACTGGAGT TCGACCATATTTACAGGTAGATCTGGATACATCATTGGTGCATTATGGCTTATTGCTGGTATCATTTTTGCGGGCTTCCTTCTTGCCTCGAAGATTTTCTTCGCCAAAAGTAACGAAAGAGAAAGAGACGGTGTCATCGATGATTTTCTTGACAGATGCCATCTTGTGTCTGTCATACTTATCATTCTTCTTGCAGTTTTTGCCAT AGTTGCATCGGCGATCGCGCTTCAGGGCGCCGTACGATTTCATTCTAGAGCAGAGTCCATCAAAGATATCGTCGGGAGGACAGCGCTTGAAGCGACAGCGACGATTTACAACATCACAGGAGCCATTGAGAAGATGCAGAACATATCGAAGCTATACAACATTAGTAGCCAATCCTTTGATCATCTGAATTCCACGGTAAAGGCACTGAACTCTGAAGCCGTGGAAATTCAGGCGAAGGCCGAAAAGAACATGCGCTTGGTCAGCAAAGGCATCAACACATT AGAACTTGTCATCATTTTAACCGTGACGCTGAATCTTGTCGCGGTCCTTGTCTTGCTAG TGGGAAGACCTCTGAGGCTACAGAAGTTGTACTATAT GTGCATAGCCTTGTGCTGGGTACTGACAGTCCTCTTCTGGATGTACTTCGGGCTGTACTACTTCCTCGACAAGTTCGCCGGCGACACGTGTGCGGCCCTCGAGGAGTACCAGCTGAACCCCAAGAACAGCACGCTGGGCGCCATCATACCCTGCAGCGAGAAGATGTCCGGGAGCGTCATCCTGCACGATGTTGGTGCAGGCATACATGACATCATAGACCAG GTGAATTCGAACATTTACATGATCAAGTCGGAGTACACCGTGAAGCAGCTGGACTACATCTGCAACCCGTTCGCCGGGCCGCCGGGGTACCGGTACCGGCCGGAGAACTGCGCTTCCGGCGCCGCCACCATTGGTGACATCCCTCAG ATCCTGAGGAGGCTGACGTGCTCGGAGTTGGGCGGTGGCGCCAACTGCGCGCCGGCCGACCTCTCGTCGGCGATCGACTACGACAAGGTGCAGACCTACACGAGCTCCATCCAGAACGTGCTGGACATCTTCCCGGGCACGGAGCGGCTGGTGAGCTGCGAGCTGGTGAAGGCCGGCTTCGCGGACATCGTGGGCAACCAGTGCGCGCCGCTGCGCCGCGGCGCGCGGGCGACGTGGGCCGCGCTCGCCGCCCTGTCGATGGCCATGGCACTGCTCGTGCTCGCctcggcggcgtgcggcggcgtcGGAGGGTCGCGCCACGCCGGCGACGACCGCCACTCGGTGCGGCACCTCACGTCGTCGTCCAACTCGGAGGTATCGGAGACCGAGTTCGCCGAGATGCCGGCCAAGAAGGTGCGAGTGAAGATCGTCGGGCCGTGA
- the LOC109744700 gene encoding uncharacterized protein isoform X1, whose amino-acid sequence MQKSSRVLSSWDPLLLLADMEPRRLGRLVFLLCCVAAVTCSLHAGAQAQPTLRQQSQGSPHNGAVRRVLSETANRSHSDLSRRTRRIDPLDGLRKYEGGFNITNNHYWSSTIFTGRSGYIIGALWLIAGIIFAGFLLASKIFFAKSNERERDGVIDDFLDRCHLVSVILIILLAVFAIVASAIALQGAVRFHSRAESIKDIVGRTALEATATIYNITGAIEKMQNISKLYNISSQSFDHLNSTVKALNSEAVEIQAKAEKNMRLVSKGINTLELVIILTVTLNLVAVLVLLVGRPLRLQKLYYMCIALCWVLTVLFWMYFGLYYFLDKFAGDTCAALEEYQLNPKNSTLGAIIPCSEKMSGSVILHDVGAGIHDIIDQVNSNIYMIKSEYTVKQLDYICNPFAGPPGYRYRPENCASGAATIGDIPQILRRLTCSELGGGANCAPADLSSAIDYDKVQTYTSSIQNVLDIFPGTERLVSCELVKAGFADIVGNQCAPLRRGARATWAALAALSMAMALLVLASAACGGVGGSRHAGDDRHSVRHLTSSSNSEVSETEFAEMPAKKVRVKIVGP is encoded by the exons ATGCAGAAATCTAGTCGGGTTCTATCTTCTTGGGATCCATTGCTTTTG CTTGCTGACATGGAACCGAGGAGGCTTGGACGGTTAGTGTTTCTGCTCTGCTGCGTTGCGGCCGTCACATGCAGTCTGCACGCGGGAGCTCAGGCCCAACCCACTCTACGACAACAATCCCAAGGCTCACCCCACAATGGAGCAG TGCGTAGGGTGTTGTCGGAGACGGCGAACAGATCGCACAGCGACCTTTCGAGAAGGACGAGAAGAATCGATCCTCTTGATGGCTTGAGGAAGTATGAGGGAGGGTTCAACATCACAAACAATCATTACTGGAGT TCGACCATATTTACAGGTAGATCTGGATACATCATTGGTGCATTATGGCTTATTGCTGGTATCATTTTTGCGGGCTTCCTTCTTGCCTCGAAGATTTTCTTCGCCAAAAGTAACGAAAGAGAAAGAGACGGTGTCATCGATGATTTTCTTGACAGATGCCATCTTGTGTCTGTCATACTTATCATTCTTCTTGCAGTTTTTGCCAT AGTTGCATCGGCGATCGCGCTTCAGGGCGCCGTACGATTTCATTCTAGAGCAGAGTCCATCAAAGATATCGTCGGGAGGACAGCGCTTGAAGCGACAGCGACGATTTACAACATCACAGGAGCCATTGAGAAGATGCAGAACATATCGAAGCTATACAACATTAGTAGCCAATCCTTTGATCATCTGAATTCCACGGTAAAGGCACTGAACTCTGAAGCCGTGGAAATTCAGGCGAAGGCCGAAAAGAACATGCGCTTGGTCAGCAAAGGCATCAACACATT AGAACTTGTCATCATTTTAACCGTGACGCTGAATCTTGTCGCGGTCCTTGTCTTGCTAG TGGGAAGACCTCTGAGGCTACAGAAGTTGTACTATAT GTGCATAGCCTTGTGCTGGGTACTGACAGTCCTCTTCTGGATGTACTTCGGGCTGTACTACTTCCTCGACAAGTTCGCCGGCGACACGTGTGCGGCCCTCGAGGAGTACCAGCTGAACCCCAAGAACAGCACGCTGGGCGCCATCATACCCTGCAGCGAGAAGATGTCCGGGAGCGTCATCCTGCACGATGTTGGTGCAGGCATACATGACATCATAGACCAG GTGAATTCGAACATTTACATGATCAAGTCGGAGTACACCGTGAAGCAGCTGGACTACATCTGCAACCCGTTCGCCGGGCCGCCGGGGTACCGGTACCGGCCGGAGAACTGCGCTTCCGGCGCCGCCACCATTGGTGACATCCCTCAG ATCCTGAGGAGGCTGACGTGCTCGGAGTTGGGCGGTGGCGCCAACTGCGCGCCGGCCGACCTCTCGTCGGCGATCGACTACGACAAGGTGCAGACCTACACGAGCTCCATCCAGAACGTGCTGGACATCTTCCCGGGCACGGAGCGGCTGGTGAGCTGCGAGCTGGTGAAGGCCGGCTTCGCGGACATCGTGGGCAACCAGTGCGCGCCGCTGCGCCGCGGCGCGCGGGCGACGTGGGCCGCGCTCGCCGCCCTGTCGATGGCCATGGCACTGCTCGTGCTCGCctcggcggcgtgcggcggcgtcGGAGGGTCGCGCCACGCCGGCGACGACCGCCACTCGGTGCGGCACCTCACGTCGTCGTCCAACTCGGAGGTATCGGAGACCGAGTTCGCCGAGATGCCGGCCAAGAAGGTGCGAGTGAAGATCGTCGGGCCGTGA